The Streptomyces nitrosporeus genome includes a window with the following:
- a CDS encoding class I adenylate-forming enzyme family protein: protein MSSDTDHRSSALARAAALTGPGGRFELSEAEVLGARLPVFTHRRRALHEVLHESAAHAGREYIVTADRRITFAQHAAQVASLAQVLREEYGVGKGDRVAIAAANSPGWIQTFWATVSIGAVAVGFNAWWSAREMAHGIANAEPALVVADARQSAKLAGCGVPVLSMEDDISRFVSARPGAPLPSADVAEDDPAVILYTSGTSGRPKGAVHTHRNLLAVVEYHRLNDALLREFGDPLAPEDRVYLLTLPLFHIASLHNLAVPRLATGSRIALHQGSFDVDAVLSMVERERVTNWGAVPTMAHRMLEHGGVSRYDTSSLTAFALASAPSSTEFKEKLRRALPFAKDSLVDSYGLTESCTAIAAANPQELAAAPGTLGRPVVGVRLEIRDPAGEVLGEGEEGDIWVRSMYNMLGYWRDPAATAEAIGADRWLRTGDMGQVREGRLYLRSRRSDLIIRGGENVYPAEIETVLAGHPDVRECLVVGFPHPDLGQEVAAVVVPVPGAALTEEALREYAAGELAYFKVPKRWRITTDPLPRNATGKVIRRDVRV from the coding sequence ATGTCCAGCGACACGGATCACCGCTCTTCCGCTCTCGCCCGAGCGGCCGCGCTCACCGGCCCGGGAGGCCGCTTCGAGCTGTCCGAGGCCGAGGTACTGGGGGCCCGGCTTCCGGTGTTCACGCACCGCAGGCGGGCCCTGCACGAGGTGCTGCACGAGTCGGCCGCCCATGCCGGCCGTGAGTACATCGTCACGGCGGACCGCCGGATCACCTTCGCCCAGCACGCCGCCCAGGTCGCGTCCCTGGCCCAGGTGCTGCGCGAGGAGTACGGCGTCGGCAAGGGGGACAGGGTCGCCATCGCCGCGGCCAACTCACCTGGCTGGATACAGACGTTCTGGGCGACGGTGTCGATCGGCGCGGTGGCGGTCGGCTTCAACGCCTGGTGGTCGGCGCGCGAAATGGCCCACGGCATCGCCAACGCGGAGCCGGCCCTGGTGGTGGCCGACGCCAGGCAGTCGGCGAAGCTGGCCGGCTGCGGGGTGCCGGTGCTGTCCATGGAGGACGACATCAGCCGCTTCGTCTCGGCCCGTCCCGGCGCGCCGCTGCCGTCCGCCGATGTCGCCGAGGACGACCCGGCCGTCATCCTCTACACCTCGGGTACCTCGGGGCGCCCCAAGGGGGCCGTGCACACCCACCGCAATCTGCTGGCGGTCGTGGAGTACCACCGGCTGAACGACGCCCTGCTGCGGGAGTTCGGCGATCCGCTCGCCCCCGAGGACCGCGTCTACCTGCTGACCCTGCCGCTGTTCCACATCGCGAGCCTGCACAACCTGGCGGTGCCGCGGCTGGCGACGGGCAGCCGGATCGCCCTGCACCAGGGCTCCTTCGACGTGGACGCGGTGCTCTCCATGGTCGAGCGGGAGCGGGTCACCAACTGGGGCGCGGTGCCGACGATGGCGCACCGGATGCTCGAACACGGCGGTGTCAGCCGTTACGACACCTCCTCGCTGACGGCGTTCGCCCTGGCCTCCGCGCCGTCGTCCACCGAGTTCAAGGAGAAGCTGCGCCGGGCGCTCCCCTTCGCGAAGGACTCGCTGGTGGACAGTTACGGCCTGACGGAGTCCTGTACGGCGATCGCCGCGGCGAACCCCCAGGAGCTGGCGGCGGCCCCGGGCACGCTGGGCCGGCCCGTCGTCGGCGTACGGCTGGAGATCCGGGATCCGGCGGGCGAGGTGCTGGGTGAGGGCGAGGAGGGCGACATCTGGGTCCGCAGCATGTACAACATGCTGGGCTACTGGCGCGACCCCGCGGCCACGGCCGAGGCGATCGGCGCGGACCGCTGGCTGCGTACGGGCGACATGGGGCAGGTGCGCGAGGGCAGGCTGTACCTGCGCAGCCGCCGTTCGGACCTGATCATCCGGGGCGGCGAGAACGTGTACCCCGCGGAGATCGAGACGGTGCTGGCCGGGCACCCGGACGTCCGTGAGTGCCTGGTCGTCGGGTTCCCCCACCCGGACCTCGGCCAGGAGGTCGCGGCGGTGGTGGTGCCGGTGCCCGGCGCGGCGCTCACCGAGGAGGCGCTGCGGGAGTACGCGGCGGGAGAGCTGGCGTACTTCAAGGTGCCCAAGCGCTGGCGGATCACCACGGACCCGCTGCCGCGCAACGCGACCGGCAAGGTGATCCGGCGCGACGTACGCGTCTGA